The following are from one region of the Streptomyces fradiae genome:
- a CDS encoding TraR/DksA family transcriptional regulator has protein sequence MAAKKTAGGVTTAGEAGAAVPQARAGELAVRPGEEPWTPEEVAEARSELQAEVLRLRSELVHSEEELTGLMRDSGDGAGDDQADTGTKNITREHELALAANAREMLEQSEHALERLDAGTYGLCEVCGKPIGKARMQAFPRATLCVEDKQKQERRG, from the coding sequence GTGGCAGCGAAGAAGACCGCGGGCGGCGTCACGACGGCCGGCGAGGCCGGGGCCGCGGTGCCCCAGGCCCGGGCCGGCGAGCTCGCCGTACGCCCCGGTGAGGAGCCGTGGACGCCCGAGGAGGTCGCCGAGGCCCGCAGCGAGCTGCAGGCCGAGGTGCTGCGGCTGCGCAGCGAGCTGGTCCACTCCGAGGAGGAGCTGACCGGTCTGATGCGCGACTCCGGCGACGGCGCGGGCGACGACCAGGCCGACACCGGCACCAAGAACATCACGCGGGAGCACGAGCTCGCCCTGGCGGCGAACGCCCGCGAGATGCTGGAGCAGTCCGAGCACGCCCTGGAGCGGCTTGACGCGGGCACCTACGGCCTCTGCGAGGTCTGCGGCAAGCCCATCGGCAAGGCCAGGATGCAGGCCTTCCCGCGCGC
- the ileS gene encoding isoleucine--tRNA ligase — translation MSSQYRQVPAQVDLSALEHAVLDFWRDNKVFAKTLEQSEGRPEWVFYEGPPTANGMPGAHHIEARVFKDVFPRFRTMRGYHVARKAGWDCHGLPVELAVEKELGFSGKKDIEAYGIAEFNAKCRESVTRHTDAFAELTTRMGYWVDLDDAYRTMDPSYIESVWWSLKQIFDKGLLVQDHRVAPWCPRCGTGLSDHELAQGYETVVDPSVYVRFPLTSGPLAGKAALLVWTTTPWTLVSNTAVAAHPEVTYVVATDGDERLVVAEPLLDKALGEGWVTTGESFTGKDMERWTYDRPFELVEFPEPAHYVVNAEYVTTEDGTGLVHQSPAFGEDDLKVCKAYGLPMVNPVRQDGTFEEELPLVGGVFFKKADEALTADLDARGLLFKHIAYEHSYPHCWRCHTALLYYAQPSWYIRTTAVKDRLLEENENTNWFPDSVKHGRFGDWLNNNIDWALSRNRYWGTPLPIWRCEDDHLTCVGSRAELSELTGADQSGLDPHRPYIDDVTFGCTAEGCGKTATRVPEVIDAWYDSGSMPFAQYGYPYQNKELFESRYPAQFISEAIDQTRGWFYTLMAVGTLVFDKSSYENVVCLGHILAEDGRKMSKHLGNILQPIPLMDQHGADAVRWFMAAGGSPWAARRVGHGTIQEVVRKTLLTYWNTVAFQALYARTSGWAPSAADPAPADRPVLDRWLLGELNTLVAEATEAMEAYDTQRTGKLLSAFVDDLSNWYVRRSRRRFWQGDKAALRTLHEVVETVTRLMAPLTPFITERVWQDLVVPVTPGAPESVHLATWPEPDAALVDPTLSEQMLLVRRLVELGRATRAESGVKTRQPLSRALVAATGFAALSEELQAQITEELNVSSLASLSEVGGSLVDTTAKANFRALGRRFGKGVQDVAKAVAAADAAALSLALRDGEASLEVNGETITLTPEEVVITETPREGWSVASDSGATVALDLEITPELRKAGLARDAIRLIQEARKNSGLDVADRIALRWTSASAETVEALTAHAALIADEVLSTDYAQGEADDSFGAAFEDEGLALAFRLRKA, via the coding sequence ATGTCTTCGCAGTACCGCCAGGTACCCGCCCAGGTAGACCTGTCCGCGCTCGAGCACGCCGTGCTCGACTTCTGGCGCGACAACAAGGTCTTCGCCAAGACGCTTGAGCAGTCCGAGGGACGCCCGGAGTGGGTGTTCTACGAGGGCCCGCCGACGGCCAACGGCATGCCCGGCGCCCACCACATCGAGGCCCGCGTCTTCAAGGACGTCTTCCCCCGGTTCCGCACCATGCGCGGCTACCACGTGGCCCGCAAGGCCGGCTGGGACTGCCACGGCCTCCCGGTCGAGCTCGCCGTCGAGAAGGAGCTCGGCTTCTCCGGCAAGAAGGACATCGAGGCGTACGGCATCGCCGAGTTCAACGCCAAGTGCCGCGAGTCCGTGACCCGCCACACCGACGCCTTCGCCGAGCTGACCACCCGCATGGGCTACTGGGTGGACCTCGACGACGCCTACCGCACCATGGACCCCTCGTACATCGAGTCGGTCTGGTGGTCGCTCAAGCAGATCTTCGACAAGGGCCTGCTGGTCCAGGACCACCGGGTCGCCCCCTGGTGCCCGCGCTGCGGCACCGGCCTGTCGGACCACGAGCTCGCGCAGGGCTACGAGACGGTCGTCGACCCGTCGGTGTACGTGCGCTTCCCGCTGACCTCCGGCCCGCTGGCCGGCAAGGCGGCGCTCCTGGTGTGGACGACCACCCCGTGGACCCTGGTGTCCAACACGGCCGTCGCCGCCCACCCCGAGGTGACCTATGTGGTCGCCACGGACGGCGACGAGCGTCTTGTCGTCGCCGAGCCGCTGCTCGACAAGGCGCTCGGCGAGGGCTGGGTGACCACCGGCGAGTCCTTCACCGGCAAGGACATGGAGCGCTGGACCTACGACCGCCCGTTCGAGCTGGTCGAGTTCCCCGAGCCCGCGCACTACGTGGTCAACGCCGAGTACGTGACGACCGAGGACGGTACGGGTCTGGTCCACCAGTCCCCCGCCTTCGGTGAGGACGACCTCAAGGTCTGCAAGGCCTACGGCCTGCCGATGGTCAACCCGGTCCGCCAGGACGGCACCTTCGAGGAGGAGCTGCCGCTGGTCGGCGGCGTCTTCTTCAAGAAGGCCGACGAGGCGCTGACCGCCGACCTGGACGCGCGCGGCCTGCTCTTCAAGCACATCGCGTACGAGCACAGCTACCCGCACTGCTGGCGCTGCCACACGGCCCTGCTCTACTACGCGCAGCCGTCCTGGTACATCCGCACCACCGCGGTCAAGGACCGGCTCCTCGAGGAGAACGAGAACACCAACTGGTTCCCGGACTCCGTCAAGCACGGCCGCTTCGGCGACTGGCTGAACAACAACATCGACTGGGCGCTCTCTCGCAACCGCTACTGGGGCACCCCGCTGCCGATCTGGCGCTGCGAGGACGACCACCTCACCTGCGTCGGCTCGCGCGCCGAGCTGAGCGAGCTGACCGGCGCCGACCAGTCGGGCCTGGACCCGCACCGCCCGTACATCGACGACGTCACCTTCGGCTGCACGGCGGAGGGCTGCGGGAAGACCGCGACGCGCGTGCCCGAGGTCATCGACGCCTGGTACGACTCGGGTTCGATGCCGTTCGCGCAGTACGGCTACCCGTACCAGAACAAGGAGCTGTTCGAGAGCCGCTACCCGGCGCAGTTCATCTCCGAGGCGATCGACCAGACCCGCGGCTGGTTCTACACGCTGATGGCCGTCGGCACCCTGGTCTTCGACAAGTCCAGTTACGAGAACGTGGTCTGCCTGGGCCACATCCTCGCCGAGGACGGCCGCAAGATGTCCAAGCACCTGGGCAACATCCTGCAGCCGATCCCGCTGATGGACCAGCACGGCGCCGACGCGGTGCGCTGGTTCATGGCGGCCGGCGGCTCGCCGTGGGCGGCCCGCCGGGTCGGTCACGGCACCATCCAGGAGGTCGTCCGCAAGACCCTCCTGACCTACTGGAACACGGTCGCCTTCCAGGCGCTGTACGCCCGGACCTCCGGCTGGGCGCCGTCCGCCGCCGACCCGGCGCCGGCCGACCGCCCGGTCCTCGACCGCTGGCTGCTCGGCGAGCTGAACACGCTGGTGGCCGAGGCGACCGAGGCGATGGAGGCGTACGACACCCAGCGCACCGGCAAGCTGCTCTCGGCGTTCGTCGACGACCTGTCGAACTGGTACGTGCGCCGCTCGCGGCGCCGGTTCTGGCAGGGCGACAAGGCGGCGCTGCGCACGCTCCACGAGGTCGTGGAGACGGTGACCCGCCTGATGGCCCCGCTGACCCCGTTCATCACCGAGCGGGTCTGGCAGGACCTGGTGGTCCCGGTCACCCCCGGCGCCCCGGAGTCGGTCCACCTGGCGACCTGGCCGGAGCCGGACGCGGCGCTCGTCGACCCGACGCTGTCGGAGCAGATGCTGCTCGTCCGCCGCCTGGTCGAGCTGGGCCGCGCGACGCGCGCCGAGTCGGGTGTGAAGACCCGTCAGCCGCTGTCCCGCGCACTGGTCGCGGCGACCGGCTTCGCCGCGCTGTCCGAGGAGCTGCAGGCGCAGATCACCGAGGAGCTCAACGTCTCCTCGCTGGCGTCCCTGTCCGAGGTGGGCGGCTCGCTGGTCGACACGACGGCGAAGGCGAACTTCCGCGCCCTCGGCAGGCGTTTCGGCAAGGGCGTCCAGGACGTCGCCAAGGCGGTCGCCGCGGCCGACGCGGCGGCGCTCTCCCTGGCGCTGCGCGACGGCGAGGCGAGCCTGGAGGTGAACGGCGAGACGATCACCCTCACCCCCGAGGAGGTCGTCATCACCGAGACCCCCCGCGAGGGCTGGTCCGTCGCCTCCGACTCCGGCGCCACGGTCGCCCTCGACCTGGAGATCACCCCGGAGCTGCGGAAGGCGGGCCTCGCCCGCGACGCGATCCGCCTGATCCAGGAGGCCCGCAAGAACAGCGGCCTCGACGTCGCCGACCGGATCGCGCTGCGCTGGACCTCCGCCTCGGCGGAGACGGTGGAGGCCCTGACGGCCCACGCGGCCCTGATCGCCGACGAGGTGCTGTCCACGGACTACGCCCAGGGCGAGGCCGACGACTCCTTCGGCGCCGCCTTCGAGGACGAGGGCCTGGCCCTCGCCTTCCGCCTCCGCAAGGCGTAG
- a CDS encoding DivIVA domain-containing protein, with translation MPLTPEDVRNKQFTTVRLREGYDEDEVDAFLDEVEAELTRLLRENEDLRAKLAAATRAAAQNQQQGMRKPPEPQDRPVGPGAPVPAAISGPPAQQQGPMQGPPQLPSGAPALPAGPMQGGPMQGGPMGPGPMQGGPMGPGPMQGGPMGHPQQQQMAPAPQGPGGDSAARVLSLAQQTADQAIAEARSEANKIVGEARSRAEGLERDARAKADALERDAQEKHRVAMGSLESARATLERKVEDLRGFEREYRTRLKSYLESQLRQLETQADDSLAPPRTPAAASLPPSPSMAPAGAGAPSYGGNGPMGGAPSYGGQQQMTPAMTQPMAPVRPQAPQPMQQAPAPMRGFLIDEDDN, from the coding sequence ATGCCGCTGACCCCCGAGGACGTGCGGAACAAGCAGTTCACGACCGTCCGCCTTCGAGAAGGCTATGACGAGGACGAGGTCGATGCCTTCCTCGACGAGGTCGAAGCCGAACTGACCCGACTGCTCCGCGAGAACGAGGACCTGCGCGCCAAGCTGGCCGCCGCGACCCGTGCCGCCGCGCAGAACCAGCAGCAGGGCATGCGCAAGCCCCCGGAGCCGCAGGATCGTCCCGTCGGTCCCGGCGCTCCCGTGCCCGCCGCCATATCCGGACCGCCGGCGCAGCAGCAGGGCCCCATGCAGGGCCCGCCGCAGCTGCCCTCCGGTGCCCCCGCGCTGCCCGCCGGCCCGATGCAGGGCGGCCCCATGCAGGGCGGCCCCATGGGCCCCGGCCCGATGCAGGGCGGCCCGATGGGTCCCGGTCCGATGCAGGGCGGCCCCATGGGTCACCCGCAGCAGCAGCAGATGGCGCCCGCGCCGCAGGGCCCCGGCGGCGACAGCGCCGCGCGCGTCCTGTCGCTCGCGCAGCAGACCGCCGACCAGGCGATCGCGGAGGCCCGTTCCGAGGCCAACAAGATCGTCGGCGAGGCGCGCTCGCGCGCCGAGGGCCTGGAGCGGGACGCCCGCGCCAAGGCCGACGCCCTGGAGCGGGACGCGCAGGAGAAGCACCGCGTCGCGATGGGCTCCCTGGAGTCCGCCCGCGCCACCCTCGAGCGCAAGGTCGAGGACCTGCGGGGCTTCGAGCGTGAGTACCGGACCCGCCTGAAGTCGTACCTCGAGTCCCAGCTGCGTCAGCTGGAGACCCAGGCCGACGACTCGCTGGCCCCGCCGCGCACCCCGGCCGCCGCGTCCCTGCCGCCGTCCCCGTCGATGGCTCCGGCCGGCGCCGGTGCCCCGTCCTACGGTGGCAACGGCCCGATGGGCGGCGCCCCGTCGTACGGCGGTCAGCAGCAGATGACCCCGGCGATGACCCAGCCGATGGCCCCGGTCCGTCCGCAGGCCCCGCAGCCGATGCAGCAGGCCCCGGCGCCGATGCGCGGCTTCCTCATCGACGAGGACGACAACTGA
- a CDS encoding YggT family protein, whose translation MGVALQVVYIALMCFLVLLIFRLVMDYVFQFARSWQPGKAMVVVLEATYTVTDPPLKLLRRLIPPLRLGGVALDLSFFVLMIIVYILISVVSGFAR comes from the coding sequence ATGGGCGTCGCACTGCAGGTGGTCTACATCGCGCTGATGTGCTTCCTCGTCCTTCTGATCTTCCGGCTGGTCATGGACTACGTCTTCCAGTTCGCCCGGTCATGGCAACCCGGCAAGGCGATGGTGGTGGTCCTCGAGGCCACCTACACTGTGACCGATCCACCGCTCAAGCTTCTGCGGCGGCTCATCCCGCCGCTGCGCCTCGGGGGCGTGGCACTCGACCTGTCCTTCTTCGTTCTGATGATCATCGTCTACATCCTGATCTCCGTCGTCAGCGGCTTCGCGAGGTGA
- a CDS encoding cell division protein SepF: MAGAMRKMAVYLGLVEDDGYDGRGFDPDDDFEPELEPEPERDRRHQPPRQIEREEPVRVVQPPAPREPVAQSVPVHAESGRPARIAPVASITPERPSLEKNAPVIMPKVVSEREPYRITTLHPRTYNEARTIGEHFREGTPVIMNLTEMDDTDAKRLVDFAAGLVFGLHGSIERVTQKVFLLSPANVDVTAEDKARIAEGGFFNQS; encoded by the coding sequence ATGGCCGGCGCGATGCGCAAGATGGCGGTCTACCTCGGCCTCGTGGAGGACGATGGCTACGACGGCCGGGGATTCGATCCCGACGACGACTTCGAACCCGAGCTGGAGCCGGAGCCCGAGCGCGACCGGCGCCACCAGCCCCCTCGGCAGATCGAGCGGGAGGAGCCGGTGCGGGTCGTGCAGCCGCCCGCTCCGCGCGAGCCCGTCGCTCAGTCTGTACCGGTACACGCGGAAAGCGGACGTCCTGCCCGAATTGCCCCCGTGGCATCCATCACACCCGAACGTCCGAGCCTGGAGAAGAACGCACCGGTGATCATGCCCAAGGTCGTGTCCGAGCGGGAGCCCTACCGCATCACCACGCTGCACCCGCGGACCTACAACGAGGCCCGTACCATCGGGGAACACTTCCGTGAAGGCACCCCGGTGATCATGAATCTCACGGAGATGGACGACACCGACGCGAAGCGACTTGTCGACTTTGCCGCCGGACTCGTGTTCGGGCTCCATGGCAGCATTGAGCGAGTGACGCAGAAGGTGTTCCTGTTGTCGCCTGCTAACGTCGATGTCACGGCGGAGGACAAGGCCCGCATCGCAGAGGGCGGATTCTTCAACCAGAGCTGA
- a CDS encoding YggS family pyridoxal phosphate-dependent enzyme, which produces MADRKAELAANLARVEERIAAACAAAGRARDEVTLIVVTKTYPASDVRLLHELGVRHVAENRDQDAAPKAAACADLDLSWHFVGQLQTNKVRSVVGYADVVQSVDRLKLVSSLSAAAEKAERELGCLIQVALDAEAGERGDRGGIAPDGIEELAAAVDAAPGLRLDGLMTVAPLAGPFAGRQRAAFDRLMDLSTVLRATRPTANMVSAGMSADLEEAVAAGATHVRIGTAVLGVRPKLG; this is translated from the coding sequence CTGGCCGACCGCAAGGCCGAACTCGCCGCCAACCTCGCCCGGGTGGAGGAGCGCATCGCCGCCGCGTGCGCCGCCGCCGGACGGGCGCGGGACGAGGTGACCCTGATCGTGGTCACCAAGACCTACCCCGCGAGCGACGTTCGGCTCCTGCACGAACTCGGGGTGCGGCACGTGGCGGAGAACCGCGACCAGGACGCCGCCCCCAAGGCCGCGGCCTGCGCGGACCTGGACCTCAGCTGGCACTTCGTGGGCCAGCTGCAGACCAACAAGGTCCGTTCCGTGGTGGGTTATGCCGATGTGGTGCAGTCCGTCGACCGGTTGAAGCTCGTTTCCTCTCTCTCCGCGGCCGCGGAGAAGGCGGAACGTGAACTCGGCTGTCTGATCCAGGTCGCCCTCGACGCCGAGGCCGGCGAGCGGGGCGACCGCGGCGGGATCGCCCCGGACGGGATCGAGGAGTTGGCCGCCGCGGTGGACGCCGCTCCCGGACTGCGGCTCGACGGACTGATGACGGTCGCGCCGCTGGCAGGCCCGTTCGCGGGCCGGCAACGCGCGGCGTTCGACCGGCTGATGGATTTGTCGACTGTCCTGCGCGCGACCCGTCCAACTGCGAACATGGTGTCAGCAGGGATGAGTGCGGACCTCGAAGAGGCCGTGGCGGCCGGGGCGACACACGTACGCATCGGTACGGCGGTACTCGGAGTCCGCCCGAAGCTCGGGTAA
- the pgeF gene encoding peptidoglycan editing factor PgeF, producing the protein MIGQRFETSGAHFAFTDRWGGVSAVPYEELNLGGAVGDEPAAVLANRTLTAKELGLDPARVVWMNQVHGAGVAVVDGPWDRASQGEIPSVDAVVTATRGLALAVLTADCVPVLLADPVAGVAAAAHAGRPGMVAGVVPAAVAAMTELGADPARITARTGPSVCGRCYEVPEAMRAEVAAVEPAAYAETSWGTPAVDVAAGVHAQLARLGVADVSDAGVCTLESGDHYSYRRDRTTGRLAGYVWLS; encoded by the coding sequence TTGATAGGGCAGCGTTTCGAGACGAGCGGCGCGCACTTCGCCTTCACCGACCGGTGGGGCGGGGTGAGCGCCGTTCCGTACGAGGAGCTCAACCTCGGCGGCGCCGTGGGCGACGAGCCCGCGGCGGTCCTGGCCAACCGGACCCTGACGGCGAAGGAGCTCGGGCTCGACCCGGCGCGGGTGGTCTGGATGAACCAGGTGCACGGCGCCGGGGTGGCCGTGGTCGACGGACCGTGGGACCGGGCGTCGCAGGGGGAGATCCCCTCGGTCGACGCTGTGGTCACCGCCACCCGCGGGCTCGCCCTCGCGGTGCTGACCGCGGACTGCGTCCCGGTCCTGCTCGCCGACCCGGTCGCCGGGGTCGCGGCCGCCGCCCACGCGGGCCGGCCCGGCATGGTGGCGGGCGTCGTGCCCGCCGCCGTCGCGGCGATGACCGAGCTCGGCGCCGACCCGGCCCGGATCACCGCCCGCACCGGACCCTCGGTCTGCGGCCGCTGTTACGAGGTGCCCGAGGCGATGCGCGCCGAGGTGGCCGCGGTCGAACCGGCCGCCTACGCCGAGACCTCCTGGGGGACTCCGGCCGTCGACGTGGCCGCCGGCGTGCACGCCCAGCTCGCCCGGCTCGGAGTCGCGGACGTCTCGGACGCCGGGGTCTGCACCCTGGAGTCCGGTGACCACTACTCGTACCGCCGCGACCGCACCACGGGGCGACTCGCGGGATATGTCTGGTTGAGCTGA
- the ftsZ gene encoding cell division protein FtsZ, producing MAAPQNYLAVIKVIGVGGGGVNAINRMIEVGLKGVEFIAINTDAQALLMSDADVKLDVGRELTRGLGAGANPAVGRKAAEDHREEIEEVLKGADMVFVTAGEGGGTGTGGAPVVANIARSLGALTIGVVTRPFTFEGRRRANQAEDGIAELREEVDTLIVIPNDRLLSISDRQVSVLDAFKSADQVLLSGVQGITDLITTPGLINLDFADVKSVMSEAGSALMGIGSARGDDRAVAAAEMAISSPLLEASIDGARGVLLSISGGSDLGLFEINEAAQLVSEAAHPEANIIFGAVIDDALGDEVRVTVIAAGFDGGQPPARRDNIIGSASAKREEPAPAPRITETARPLGGLGTVTPREEPAAPVEPAPAVGESSLPPVAPPVVPPARPYADTQAEELDVPDFLK from the coding sequence GTGGCAGCACCGCAGAACTACCTCGCAGTCATCAAGGTCATCGGTGTCGGCGGCGGTGGTGTCAATGCCATCAACCGAATGATCGAGGTCGGTCTCAAGGGCGTCGAGTTCATCGCCATCAACACCGACGCGCAGGCGCTGTTGATGAGCGACGCCGACGTCAAGCTCGACGTCGGCCGTGAACTGACCCGCGGCCTGGGGGCCGGGGCCAACCCGGCCGTCGGCCGCAAGGCGGCAGAGGACCACCGCGAGGAGATCGAGGAGGTCCTCAAGGGGGCCGACATGGTCTTCGTCACCGCCGGCGAGGGCGGCGGCACCGGCACCGGCGGCGCGCCCGTCGTCGCCAACATCGCGCGCTCGCTCGGCGCCCTCACGATCGGCGTGGTCACCCGCCCGTTCACCTTCGAGGGCCGCCGTCGCGCCAACCAGGCGGAGGACGGCATCGCCGAGCTCCGCGAAGAGGTCGACACCCTCATCGTCATCCCCAACGACCGGCTGCTCTCGATCTCGGACCGCCAGGTCTCCGTGCTCGACGCCTTCAAGTCGGCCGACCAGGTGCTCCTCAGCGGTGTCCAGGGCATCACCGACCTCATCACCACCCCGGGTCTGATCAACCTCGACTTCGCCGACGTCAAGTCGGTCATGTCCGAGGCCGGTTCCGCCCTCATGGGCATCGGCTCCGCCCGCGGCGACGACCGCGCCGTGGCCGCCGCTGAGATGGCGATCTCCTCGCCGCTCCTGGAGGCGTCCATCGACGGCGCCCGCGGCGTGCTGCTGTCCATCTCCGGCGGCAGCGATCTCGGTCTCTTCGAGATCAACGAGGCCGCCCAGCTGGTGAGCGAGGCCGCCCACCCCGAGGCGAACATCATCTTCGGCGCCGTCATCGACGACGCCCTCGGCGACGAGGTCCGGGTCACCGTGATCGCGGCCGGCTTCGACGGCGGTCAGCCGCCGGCCCGCCGCGACAACATCATCGGCTCGGCCTCCGCCAAGCGCGAGGAGCCGGCCCCGGCCCCCCGCATCACCGAGACCGCCCGCCCGCTCGGCGGCCTGGGCACGGTGACCCCGCGCGAGGAGCCGGCCGCCCCGGTCGAGCCCGCGCCGGCCGTCGGCGAGAGCTCGCTGCCGCCCGTCGCGCCGCCGGTGGTTCCCCCGGCCCGCCCGTACGCGGACACCCAGGCCGAAGAGCTGGATGTCCCGGACTTCCTGAAGTGA
- a CDS encoding cell division protein FtsQ/DivIB, giving the protein MAAKSRSEGSAPRPSRPGVRRFRVPGPRVLLIALGAVLLVAGGVWALYGSSWFRVEKVSTSGTAVLTPEQVERVAAVPVGAPLVSVDTDAIAARLRAELPRIDSVDVVRSWPHGIGLKVTERRPVLLLENGGKFDEVDAGAVRFATVTTPPRGVPRLVIDAAASPSLRRFDTERLLTAAVGVTGELPEKIAQDVRVVRITSFDSITLELGKGRSVFWGSGEDGPVKARVLTALMKATPKAGHFDVSAPTAPASSGS; this is encoded by the coding sequence GTGGCAGCGAAGAGCAGGTCCGAGGGCTCCGCGCCGCGGCCGTCCCGGCCGGGTGTCCGGAGGTTCCGGGTGCCCGGTCCGCGGGTGCTGCTCATCGCCCTCGGCGCCGTCCTCCTGGTCGCCGGCGGCGTCTGGGCGCTCTACGGCTCCAGCTGGTTCCGGGTCGAGAAGGTGAGCACCTCCGGTACGGCGGTGCTCACCCCGGAGCAGGTCGAGCGGGTCGCGGCGGTTCCGGTCGGCGCGCCGCTCGTCTCCGTCGACACCGACGCCATCGCGGCCCGGCTGCGCGCCGAACTGCCCCGGATCGACTCCGTGGACGTGGTCCGGTCCTGGCCGCACGGAATCGGTCTGAAAGTGACGGAACGTCGCCCCGTACTCCTGCTCGAAAACGGCGGAAAGTTCGACGAAGTGGACGCCGGGGCGGTCCGGTTCGCCACCGTGACCACCCCGCCCCGCGGCGTACCCCGGCTCGTCATCGACGCCGCCGCCTCCCCGAGCCTGCGCCGCTTCGACACCGAGCGGCTGCTGACCGCCGCGGTAGGCGTGACGGGCGAACTCCCGGAGAAAATCGCCCAGGACGTCCGTGTCGTCCGGATCACGTCGTTCGACTCCATCACTCTGGAACTCGGCAAGGGCCGCAGCGTCTTCTGGGGCAGCGGTGAGGACGGGCCCGTGAAGGCCCGTGTTCTCACCGCTCTCATGAAAGCGACTCCCAAAGCGGGGCACTTCGATGTAAGTGCCCCCACCGCACCCGCCTCGTCGGGAAGTTGA
- the murG gene encoding undecaprenyldiphospho-muramoylpentapeptide beta-N-acetylglucosaminyltransferase: MHVVLAGGGTAGHIEPALALADALRRQDPSVGITALGTEKGLETRLVPERGYELALIPAVPLPRKPTPELITVPGRLRGTIKAAEQVLERTKADCVVGFGGYVALPGYLAAKRLGVPIVVHEANARPGLANKIGSRYAAGVAVATPDSKLRNARYIGIPLRHTIATLDRARVRPEARAAFGLDPNLPTLLVSGGSQGARRLNEVVQQIAPVLQRSGIQILHAVGPKNELPRVDNMPGMPPYVPVPYVDRMDLAYAAADMMLCRAGAMTVAELSAVGLPAAYVPLPIGNGEQRLNAQPVVKAGGGLLVDDAELSPQWVQANVLPVLADPHRLYEMSRAAAEFGRRDADELLVGMVYEAIAARRQG, translated from the coding sequence GTGCATGTCGTACTCGCCGGCGGAGGTACCGCCGGTCACATCGAGCCCGCGCTCGCCCTCGCGGACGCCCTGCGCAGGCAGGACCCCTCCGTGGGGATCACGGCGCTGGGCACGGAGAAGGGCCTGGAGACCCGGCTGGTCCCCGAGCGGGGCTACGAGCTGGCGCTCATCCCGGCCGTGCCGCTGCCCCGCAAGCCCACCCCTGAGCTGATCACCGTCCCCGGACGGCTGCGCGGCACCATCAAGGCCGCCGAGCAGGTCCTGGAGCGCACCAAGGCGGACTGCGTGGTCGGCTTCGGCGGTTACGTGGCCCTGCCCGGCTACCTCGCCGCCAAGCGGCTCGGCGTGCCGATCGTGGTCCACGAGGCCAACGCCCGGCCCGGCCTGGCCAACAAGATCGGCTCGCGCTACGCGGCCGGGGTCGCCGTCGCCACCCCGGACTCCAAGCTCCGCAACGCCCGTTACATCGGCATCCCGCTGCGGCACACCATCGCGACCCTCGACCGCGCCCGCGTGCGCCCCGAGGCGCGCGCCGCGTTCGGCCTGGACCCGAACCTGCCGACCCTGCTGGTCTCCGGCGGCTCGCAGGGCGCGCGCCGGCTCAACGAGGTGGTCCAGCAGATCGCCCCGGTGCTCCAGCGCTCCGGCATCCAGATCCTCCACGCGGTCGGCCCGAAGAACGAACTGCCGCGTGTCGACAACATGCCCGGAATGCCGCCGTACGTGCCGGTACCGTACGTGGACCGGATGGATCTCGCGTACGCCGCCGCCGACATGATGCTCTGCCGCGCGGGCGCGATGACCGTCGCCGAGCTCTCCGCCGTCGGACTGCCGGCCGCCTACGTCCCGCTGCCCATCGGCAACGGCGAACAGCGGCTCAACGCCCAGCCGGTGGTCAAGGCCGGCGGTGGACTCCTCGTCGACGACGCGGAACTGTCGCCGCAGTGGGTGCAGGCCAACGTCCTGCCCGTACTGGCCGATCCGCACCGTCTGTACGAGATGTCCCGCGCCGCCGCCGAGTTCGGCCGCCGGGACGCCGACGAGCTGCTCGTCGGCATGGTGTACGAGGCGATCGCCGCCCGCCGTCAGGGCTGA